From one Thalassospira lucentensis genomic stretch:
- a CDS encoding RSP_7527 family protein translates to MRRYGDYDLTTLQREAEKLRAQAIRKAVVTLARKIASLFGGNRLPGGRPAGA, encoded by the coding sequence ATGCGTCGTTATGGTGATTACGATCTGACCACGCTGCAGCGCGAAGCCGAAAAACTCCGTGCTCAGGCGATCCGCAAAGCCGTTGTTACTTTGGCCCGCAAAATTGCTTCCCTGTTTGGCGGTAACCGCCTTCCGGGTGGCCGTCCGGCTGGTGCCTAA
- a CDS encoding c-type cytochrome: MKHIVTAGLMTASLALGLGVFGTAQADEAMDNETVQTRQMLMDGIGGAMGTLGCYMKGQCELPDGVIRNLANGIAFSATAAPAAFEPNTADASVKTTAKPDVWTNWDDFSGRFPEMKTAAMNLAAAAGDKGAMGAALGELGKSCKGCHDEYRSK; the protein is encoded by the coding sequence ATGAAGCATATTGTGACCGCCGGTTTGATGACCGCATCCCTTGCCCTTGGTCTGGGGGTATTTGGTACTGCACAGGCCGACGAGGCGATGGATAACGAAACCGTTCAAACCCGTCAGATGCTGATGGATGGCATCGGTGGTGCGATGGGGACACTTGGCTGCTACATGAAGGGCCAGTGCGAACTGCCCGATGGTGTGATCCGCAACCTTGCCAATGGCATTGCGTTTTCCGCCACTGCCGCCCCGGCCGCGTTCGAACCCAATACAGCCGACGCATCGGTAAAAACAACCGCCAAACCGGATGTCTGGACAAACTGGGACGATTTTTCGGGCCGTTTCCCGGAAATGAAAACCGCGGCGATGAACCTTGCGGCCGCAGCCGGTGACAAGGGCGCAATGGGTGCCGCCCTTGGCGAACTTGGCAAATCCTGCAAAGGCTGCCACGACGAATACCGTTCGAAGTAA
- a CDS encoding NUDIX domain-containing protein gives MTELPKGWNLPENDDIRVQNIECLSDNWYHLYRVSFDLRRSNGEWQSQQREAYDRGNGAAILLYNRGTGTVILTRQFRLPSFVNGNENGMLIEVPAGLLDDRDPASAVIAEVEEETGYRIGKPQKVFDLFMSPGSVTERLHLFVAEVTSDHRAGEGGGLHEEGEDIHVLEVPFRDALAMISDGRIRDAKTVILLQHAVLNSLFD, from the coding sequence ATGACCGAGCTTCCCAAAGGTTGGAACTTGCCGGAAAACGACGATATCCGCGTTCAGAACATCGAATGCCTGTCGGATAACTGGTATCACCTGTATCGCGTCAGCTTTGATCTGCGCCGAAGCAACGGCGAATGGCAGTCCCAGCAACGCGAAGCCTATGATCGGGGCAACGGGGCGGCCATCCTGCTTTATAACCGCGGGACAGGCACCGTGATCCTGACACGGCAATTTCGTCTGCCATCCTTCGTGAATGGCAATGAAAATGGCATGCTGATCGAAGTTCCGGCAGGGTTGCTTGACGATCGCGATCCGGCATCCGCCGTGATTGCCGAGGTCGAAGAAGAAACCGGTTACAGGATCGGCAAACCGCAAAAGGTGTTCGATCTGTTCATGAGCCCGGGTTCCGTCACTGAGCGCCTGCACCTGTTCGTGGCCGAAGTCACAAGCGATCATCGCGCGGGCGAGGGCGGTGGTTTGCATGAAGAGGGCGAGGATATCCACGTGCTTGAAGTGCCTTTCAGGGACGCGCTGGCTATGATATCGGATGGTCGCATCCGGGATGCCAAAACCGTCATTCTGTTGCAGCATGCCGTGTTAAACAGCCTGTTTGACTGA
- a CDS encoding IclR family transcriptional regulator, whose protein sequence is MKEGQIRKRARGIDRAFDILDHLRSVKVSQRPAEIAQALGAPTSTIYDLISVLLEHGMLEVTDANGSVFLGRRVYFLGLAYREYFDLTREAGVVLDEITATTKETSQFCMLDGNKYTVALQREGSRPFRISANVGERTPIPWTASGRLLLGHFSDDEIRDLIPANDFVLPDGSHTDFDAYIAEIRQAAKDGFFSFDSIVDTFTHCFAAPIRDQNGVCVATVCIVAPKDDARKNYAQYRDALKSAGDKLSHNV, encoded by the coding sequence ATGAAAGAAGGGCAAATACGGAAACGGGCGCGCGGTATTGATCGGGCGTTTGATATTCTTGATCATTTGCGCTCTGTCAAAGTCTCGCAACGGCCTGCCGAGATCGCCCAGGCGCTCGGCGCGCCGACCTCTACGATCTATGATCTGATCAGCGTTCTGCTGGAACATGGCATGCTCGAGGTCACCGATGCCAACGGATCGGTGTTCCTTGGGCGTCGTGTCTATTTCCTTGGGCTGGCCTATCGCGAATATTTCGATCTGACCCGCGAAGCCGGTGTGGTGCTGGATGAAATCACTGCCACCACCAAGGAAACATCCCAGTTCTGCATGCTGGACGGCAACAAATATACCGTCGCCCTGCAACGCGAAGGCAGCCGTCCGTTCCGCATCAGCGCCAATGTCGGCGAACGTACTCCGATCCCGTGGACGGCATCGGGGCGGCTGTTGTTGGGCCATTTTTCCGATGATGAAATCCGCGATCTGATTCCGGCAAACGATTTTGTCCTGCCCGATGGCAGCCATACCGATTTTGATGCCTATATCGCCGAAATCCGGCAGGCGGCAAAAGACGGGTTCTTTTCCTTTGACAGCATCGTCGACACTTTCACCCATTGCTTTGCCGCCCCGATCCGCGATCAGAACGGCGTGTGTGTTGCAACAGTATGTATTGTCGCACCGAAGGATGATGCACGCAAAAACTATGCGCAATATCGCGATGCGCTGAAATCCGCCGGTGACAAACTATCCCATAACGTCTGA
- a CDS encoding imelysin family protein — translation MPFLCHTRKAALLGATALLTVGLAPPGARADIPDENYRPVLEHLLGVVMPPKLDALHDATDNLSEGIDDFCAEPDQDGLDEVREDFHAAMDVWQEVQPWRMGPMVANGRDQHIEYWPDKHGTATRQFRKLMFDKPAIYTDREKIAETSAALQGFPALEQVLFDDKLSPKLLDDDEDGVFLCGYGGAIGANLERMTGELVDEWPAFAQGMMEAGPDSMDYPDAKFAATDLYRALHEGLLIIVSQKLGRPLGNGLKDGKASRAESPTSKRSLRNITHNLTGLFAIYDGKWGDTGEEGKGLSALIDSSLLDRSFRLNWQTMADALDKLPPSIVELLDQPDGYQKLADFAGQVSFVNTLVEGDVGGTTQLGGGFNALDGD, via the coding sequence ATGCCTTTCCTGTGTCACACTCGCAAAGCCGCCCTTTTGGGGGCAACTGCCTTGCTGACGGTGGGGTTGGCACCGCCCGGTGCACGCGCCGATATCCCCGATGAAAATTACCGCCCGGTTCTTGAACATCTTCTGGGCGTGGTGATGCCGCCAAAGCTTGATGCGCTGCATGATGCAACGGACAATCTGTCTGAGGGGATTGATGATTTCTGTGCCGAACCCGATCAGGATGGCCTTGACGAGGTGCGCGAGGATTTCCACGCGGCCATGGATGTCTGGCAGGAAGTGCAGCCGTGGCGCATGGGGCCGATGGTGGCCAATGGTCGCGATCAGCATATCGAATACTGGCCCGACAAACATGGCACAGCGACAAGGCAGTTTCGCAAACTGATGTTTGACAAGCCCGCGATCTATACCGACCGGGAAAAAATCGCCGAAACCAGTGCTGCCTTGCAGGGTTTTCCGGCGCTTGAGCAGGTCCTGTTTGACGACAAGCTGTCACCCAAGCTTTTGGATGATGACGAGGATGGCGTGTTCCTGTGCGGTTATGGCGGGGCCATTGGCGCCAATCTGGAACGCATGACGGGTGAACTGGTTGATGAATGGCCAGCTTTTGCCCAGGGCATGATGGAAGCCGGCCCGGACAGCATGGATTACCCGGATGCCAAATTTGCCGCGACCGATCTTTATCGTGCGCTTCACGAAGGACTTCTGATCATTGTCAGTCAGAAACTTGGCCGTCCGCTTGGCAACGGACTAAAGGACGGCAAAGCCAGCCGGGCCGAAAGCCCGACATCCAAACGGTCCCTGCGCAATATCACCCATAACCTTACCGGGCTGTTTGCGATTTATGACGGAAAGTGGGGTGATACCGGCGAAGAAGGCAAAGGCCTGTCAGCTCTGATCGACAGCAGCCTTCTGGATCGGTCCTTCAGGCTGAACTGGCAAACCATGGCGGATGCGCTTGATAAACTGCCACCATCGATTGTCGAGCTTCTGGATCAGCCAGACGGTTATCAGAAACTCGCCGACTTTGCCGGGCAGGTCAGTTTCGTCAATACGCTGGTCGAAGGCGATGTTGGCGGCACGACACAGTTGGGCGGCGGGTTTAACGCGCTTGACGGTGACTAG
- a CDS encoding NAD-dependent succinate-semialdehyde dehydrogenase, whose product MSAVSNAAPDASQTAISNGRSRARRLIADWNLDKAFINGEWARADSREAIDVYDPATGKVIGDVPFMRTSEARRAIDAADAAFPAWSRMLAKDRSGYLKRWRDLLEQYQDDLAALITLEQGKPYDQALREVVGAIAYAEWYAEEAKRAYGQTMPATQRDRRVVVQKHPVGVVAAITPWNFPLTMVVRKCAPALAAGCTIVVKPAEDTPISALAAAKLAEMAGFPAGVFNVVTGQPMPIGEALTGDPRVRMLSFTGSTEVGKRLMVQCAPTVKKLSLELGGNAPFIVMDDADIDAAVAGAMISKFRNSGQTCVCANRIFVQDGVYESFVEKFIAASHAQTIGNGFIPGTDIGPLINRQAVAKVERLIDDAKKRGATLHYGADRPEEGHFIRPLVMTDVSLDTDCFNEELFAPVAPIYRFRTEAEVIELSNRVRAGLSSYLFSRDIGRIQRIADGLETGVVGINDGTTSHEGAPFGGVKESGQGREGGHWGLEEYLEPKYLNYALG is encoded by the coding sequence ATGTCCGCTGTGTCCAACGCCGCCCCCGATGCCAGCCAAACCGCCATTTCCAATGGCAGATCGCGCGCCCGCAGGCTGATCGCCGACTGGAACCTTGATAAGGCATTTATCAATGGCGAATGGGCACGTGCTGATTCGCGCGAAGCCATTGATGTGTATGATCCGGCAACCGGCAAGGTGATCGGCGATGTGCCCTTCATGCGGACATCCGAGGCACGGCGCGCGATTGATGCAGCGGATGCGGCATTTCCGGCATGGTCGCGCATGCTGGCAAAGGATCGGTCCGGCTACCTCAAACGCTGGCGCGATCTTTTGGAACAGTATCAGGATGATCTTGCCGCCCTGATCACGCTTGAACAGGGTAAACCCTATGATCAGGCATTGCGCGAAGTGGTCGGCGCCATTGCCTATGCCGAATGGTATGCCGAGGAAGCCAAGCGCGCCTATGGCCAAACCATGCCCGCGACCCAGCGTGATCGGCGCGTGGTTGTGCAGAAACATCCCGTTGGTGTGGTGGCGGCGATCACGCCATGGAACTTCCCGCTGACCATGGTCGTGCGCAAATGTGCCCCGGCGCTGGCGGCGGGGTGCACAATTGTTGTCAAACCGGCCGAAGATACCCCGATTTCCGCCCTTGCCGCCGCCAAACTTGCCGAAATGGCCGGCTTCCCGGCGGGGGTGTTTAACGTCGTGACCGGCCAGCCCATGCCGATTGGCGAGGCCCTGACAGGGGATCCGCGCGTGCGGATGCTGTCCTTCACCGGCTCGACCGAGGTCGGCAAACGGCTGATGGTGCAATGTGCGCCGACGGTCAAGAAACTGTCGCTGGAACTGGGCGGCAATGCGCCCTTCATCGTGATGGATGATGCCGATATTGATGCCGCCGTGGCCGGGGCCATGATTTCCAAATTCCGCAACAGCGGCCAGACCTGCGTCTGTGCCAACCGCATTTTCGTGCAGGACGGGGTTTATGAAAGCTTTGTCGAAAAATTCATCGCCGCAAGTCATGCGCAGACCATCGGTAACGGCTTCATTCCCGGTACGGATATTGGCCCGCTGATCAATCGTCAGGCGGTGGCAAAAGTTGAACGATTGATCGATGATGCGAAAAAACGTGGCGCGACCCTGCATTACGGTGCTGACCGCCCCGAAGAAGGCCACTTCATTCGGCCGCTGGTGATGACCGATGTGTCCCTTGATACCGATTGCTTTAACGAGGAACTGTTTGCCCCGGTTGCGCCGATCTATCGTTTCAGAACCGAGGCCGAGGTGATCGAACTTTCCAACCGGGTACGTGCGGGTCTGTCGTCTTACCTTTTCAGTCGTGATATCGGCCGTATCCAGCGGATCGCCGATGGGCTTGAAACCGGGGTGGTTGGTATCAACGATGGCACCACGTCCCACGAAGGTGCGCCGTTTGGCGGCGTGAAGGAAAGCGGGCAGGGCCGCGAAGGCGGTCATTGGGGGCTGGAAGAATATCTTGAACCCAAATATCTGAATTATGCCCTGGGCTGA
- a CDS encoding imelysin family protein — MKLVKILGMAALASTLGAQAYAAPGAKDVLTTYADIAHAGYEDSVTTAKQLQSAVNALVSDPSQATFDAAKSAWLASRVPYQQTEVYRFGNAIVDDWEGKVNAWPLDEGLIDYVETDLYGEENEENPAYTANVVANPSLSISGKTLDASTIDGALIESLHEIDDVESNVATGYHAIEFLLWGQDLNGTEAGAGARAWTDYAAGDACTNGNCDRRGAYLKAATDLLVSDLEWMTAQWADGGEARATVLEGDGVPGLTAIVTGMGSLSYGELAGERTKLGLLLHDPEEEHDCFSDNTHNSHYYDALGIQNVYLGRYTRVDGSVVEGASLSDMVAAKDEGLDTELRAKLAASVLAGKAMVSRAQAGEHFDQLIAMDNEDGNAVVQTFVDALVDQTKSIEQIVAAIGVDGIEFEGSDSLDNPTSIN, encoded by the coding sequence ATGAAACTCGTTAAAATTCTGGGGATGGCTGCACTGGCATCCACCCTTGGCGCACAGGCCTATGCCGCGCCGGGCGCAAAAGACGTCCTGACCACCTATGCCGATATCGCACATGCCGGTTACGAAGACTCGGTTACCACCGCCAAGCAGCTTCAGTCTGCTGTCAACGCGCTGGTTTCTGATCCGTCGCAGGCAACTTTTGATGCAGCGAAATCCGCATGGCTGGCTTCACGTGTGCCCTATCAGCAGACCGAAGTTTACCGTTTCGGCAACGCGATTGTCGACGACTGGGAAGGCAAGGTTAACGCATGGCCGCTGGACGAAGGTCTGATCGACTATGTCGAAACCGATCTTTACGGCGAGGAAAACGAAGAAAACCCGGCCTATACCGCCAATGTCGTTGCCAATCCGAGCCTTAGCATTTCTGGTAAAACCCTTGATGCGTCGACCATCGATGGCGCGCTGATCGAAAGCCTGCATGAAATTGACGACGTTGAAAGCAACGTTGCCACCGGTTACCATGCCATTGAATTCCTTCTGTGGGGCCAGGACCTGAACGGGACCGAAGCCGGTGCCGGTGCACGCGCCTGGACCGACTATGCCGCAGGCGATGCCTGCACCAATGGCAATTGCGACCGTCGTGGCGCTTATCTTAAAGCCGCAACCGATCTTCTGGTTTCCGATCTGGAATGGATGACCGCACAGTGGGCCGATGGTGGCGAAGCACGCGCAACTGTCCTTGAAGGTGATGGCGTTCCGGGCCTGACCGCGATTGTGACCGGCATGGGTTCGCTTTCTTATGGTGAATTGGCAGGCGAGCGTACCAAGCTTGGCCTGTTGCTGCATGATCCGGAAGAAGAGCATGACTGCTTCTCGGACAATACCCACAATTCGCACTACTATGACGCGCTGGGCATCCAGAACGTTTATCTTGGCCGCTATACCCGTGTTGACGGTTCGGTCGTCGAAGGCGCATCGCTTTCGGACATGGTTGCCGCCAAGGATGAAGGCCTTGATACCGAACTGCGCGCCAAACTGGCGGCATCGGTTCTGGCGGGTAAAGCCATGGTCAGCCGCGCACAGGCGGGCGAGCATTTCGACCAGCTGATCGCGATGGACAATGAAGACGGCAATGCCGTTGTTCAGACCTTTGTCGATGCGCTGGTCGATCAGACCAAATCGATCGAACAGATCGTTGCCGCGATTGGCGTTGACGGGATCGAGTTCGAAGGTTCGGACAGCCTTGACAATCCGACCTCGATCAATTGA
- a CDS encoding di-heme oxidoredictase family protein, with product MQLPAMRLSRFMIATALVFGAMTPAFADETLPADGLPGGATTWQKKTGRMAFTHHSANMTFEKRLDFKLGEALFQRLWVTAPTRTKAADGLGPLFNSRACNGCHIRNGRGHPVDANDPSAGATSMLLRLSIPPQNDTDRELLATGRVSTLPDPVYGGQFQDFSIPSVPAEGKVTVRYDTQAIELADGSMVELRHPTYGIADLAYGPLHDDVMISPRIAPPMIGLGLLEAIPDKILLANADPQDRDGNGISGRVNRVWDIAKDEVAIGRFGWKAGMPSLDQQNQNAFQFDIGLSTPLYPNAYSDCTEAQSLCRGAPNGNDPEFDNLEAHDQITDLVLYYARNIAPPMRPNASDPDVMAGREIFNSIGCASCHTPSYQLPERADMPEQSGQMIWPYSDLLLHDMGDGLADHRPEAEASGTEWRTPPLWGLGRAQEIDPRAAYLHDGRARSILEAVLWHGGEAKPARDAVTFLPSSDRSKLLAFLKSL from the coding sequence ATGCAGCTTCCCGCCATGCGCCTTTCCCGTTTCATGATTGCAACCGCCCTTGTTTTCGGGGCAATGACACCCGCATTTGCCGACGAAACATTGCCCGCCGATGGCCTGCCGGGCGGGGCAACCACATGGCAAAAGAAAACCGGGCGGATGGCATTCACCCATCATTCGGCCAATATGACCTTTGAAAAGCGGCTTGATTTCAAGCTTGGCGAGGCCCTTTTTCAAAGGCTTTGGGTAACCGCCCCGACGCGCACCAAGGCTGCAGACGGTTTGGGACCACTGTTTAATTCGCGCGCGTGCAACGGGTGCCATATCCGCAATGGTCGCGGTCATCCGGTCGATGCAAACGATCCATCAGCCGGGGCAACATCCATGTTGTTACGGCTATCGATCCCGCCGCAAAATGATACGGATCGGGAATTGCTGGCAACGGGGCGTGTATCGACCCTGCCCGATCCGGTTTATGGCGGACAGTTTCAGGATTTTTCGATCCCGTCCGTCCCGGCCGAGGGCAAGGTTACTGTCCGTTATGATACACAGGCCATCGAGCTTGCCGATGGCAGCATGGTCGAATTGCGTCATCCGACCTATGGCATAGCTGATCTGGCCTATGGGCCATTGCATGATGATGTAATGATTTCACCGCGCATTGCCCCGCCAATGATCGGGCTTGGATTGCTGGAAGCCATTCCAGATAAGATCCTGCTTGCCAACGCCGATCCGCAGGATCGCGACGGGAACGGCATATCGGGCCGGGTCAACCGGGTTTGGGATATTGCAAAGGACGAGGTTGCCATCGGGCGGTTTGGCTGGAAGGCCGGAATGCCGAGCCTTGATCAGCAAAACCAGAATGCATTCCAGTTCGATATCGGCCTTTCAACCCCGCTTTATCCGAACGCATACAGCGACTGCACCGAAGCCCAAAGCCTTTGTCGCGGTGCGCCGAATGGCAACGATCCCGAGTTCGATAACCTTGAGGCCCATGACCAGATTACCGACCTTGTGCTTTATTACGCGCGCAACATCGCCCCTCCCATGCGGCCCAACGCATCCGATCCGGATGTCATGGCCGGGCGAGAGATTTTCAATTCAATCGGATGCGCATCCTGCCACACGCCAAGCTATCAATTGCCAGAACGTGCCGATATGCCGGAACAATCCGGGCAAATGATCTGGCCGTATAGCGACCTTCTGCTGCATGATATGGGTGACGGGCTTGCCGATCATCGGCCCGAAGCCGAGGCCAGCGGCACGGAATGGCGCACGCCACCCCTTTGGGGATTGGGCCGGGCGCAGGAAATCGATCCGCGTGCCGCTTACTTGCATGACGGGCGGGCGCGCAGCATTCTGGAAGCCGTATTGTGGCACGGGGGCGAGGCAAAACCCGCGCGCGACGCCGTCACATTCTTGCCATCATCGGATCGCAGCAAGTTGCTCGCGTTTCTGAAGTCTTTGTAA
- a CDS encoding RidA family protein, with protein sequence MTIKRHGVGEAKGNGQKALPFAKATEADGWLYVSGQTPMRDGEVVGNGIVEQSRIAIENMLKIVEDAGYSASDIMRIGVWLDDARDFWSFNGVFQEYFGDHPPARACVQSSMVVDCKVEVDCIAFRKA encoded by the coding sequence ATGACCATCAAAAGACACGGTGTCGGTGAAGCAAAAGGAAACGGTCAGAAGGCACTGCCTTTTGCAAAGGCTACGGAAGCTGATGGATGGCTTTACGTGTCCGGACAAACGCCGATGCGTGATGGCGAAGTCGTTGGAAACGGGATTGTCGAGCAGTCCCGCATTGCTATCGAAAACATGCTGAAAATCGTCGAGGATGCCGGATATAGCGCAAGCGATATCATGCGCATTGGCGTCTGGCTTGATGATGCCCGTGATTTCTGGAGCTTCAACGGCGTCTTTCAGGAATATTTCGGCGATCATCCGCCTGCGCGCGCTTGCGTTCAGTCTTCAATGGTGGTGGATTGCAAAGTCGAGGTCGACTGCATTGCCTTTCGCAAGGCATAA
- a CDS encoding cytochrome b/b6 domain-containing protein, whose protein sequence is MSDQMEPQKTVRLWDFPVRLFHWALVIAIVTSWWSNQEVMIDIHAISGYSVLALVLFRIIWGFVGSSNARFTGFLAGPRKVIGYMRKLPNGSARDLTYPGHNPAGGWMVVVLILLVAIQAISGLFTSEDTFLFFDGPLVAYVSSDFASTMNFIHHTNINLIYAAVALHVLAAIFYLMIKRENLIGAMITGMRKVPESVATGFMQIRFASPILGIAILVVCGLAVWGMVTLARG, encoded by the coding sequence ATGAGCGATCAGATGGAACCGCAAAAAACCGTCCGGCTTTGGGATTTTCCCGTGCGCCTGTTTCACTGGGCGCTGGTGATCGCGATTGTGACATCCTGGTGGTCCAATCAGGAAGTCATGATCGATATCCATGCGATTTCAGGATACAGCGTGCTCGCACTCGTACTTTTTCGCATCATCTGGGGATTTGTCGGCAGTTCGAACGCGCGCTTTACCGGCTTCCTTGCCGGACCGCGCAAGGTGATCGGCTATATGCGCAAACTTCCAAACGGCTCGGCCCGCGACCTGACTTATCCGGGGCATAATCCGGCGGGCGGCTGGATGGTTGTGGTGCTGATCCTGCTCGTGGCGATACAGGCAATAAGCGGCCTTTTCACCAGCGAGGATACCTTCCTGTTCTTTGACGGTCCGCTGGTTGCCTATGTCAGTTCCGATTTTGCCAGCACGATGAATTTCATTCACCATACCAATATCAATCTGATTTACGCAGCGGTAGCACTGCATGTTCTGGCCGCGATCTTCTATCTGATGATCAAACGCGAAAACCTGATCGGTGCAATGATCACCGGCATGCGTAAAGTCCCAGAAAGTGTCGCCACCGGTTTCATGCAAATCCGCTTTGCGTCCCCAATCCTCGGGATCGCGATTCTTGTGGTTTGCGGGCTAGCAGTGTGGGGGATGGTCACGCTGGCGCGCGGATAA
- a CDS encoding DUF1513 domain-containing protein produces the protein MKHQRREFLKLMGVGGAFTLLPISIARAAAPTSIEDRAHYISASAGDHDDFYVSAFNANGKILFEQALPGRGHDLGLRPNHVDVAAVERRPGLYGLILDRHSGEVRAKLHCPEDRRFYGHAVYSNDGRFLYVTENDFDHARGVVSVWDAEDGYRRIAEFDSFGTGPHELHLMPDGESLVIANGGLHTHPDFDGRTALNIDSMEPNLSIIDRHNGKLIHQAALKADWHQLSIRHLDVAPNGTIAAGFQYQGELTDQVPLVGLWQPGSEIRPIEAPDNVQLRMRQYCGSVRFDASGQVFGISCPRGGLITFWDVKTSGFLTHIAAPDGCGLAATDVAGQFVGTSGLGNGWRMDAIRRKRVELPDDSLKSLHWDNHLRRISV, from the coding sequence ATGAAACATCAACGACGCGAGTTTTTGAAACTCATGGGTGTTGGCGGAGCCTTTACCCTGTTGCCGATCAGCATTGCGCGCGCGGCCGCACCAACATCTATTGAAGACCGGGCGCATTATATTTCCGCCAGTGCCGGGGATCATGATGATTTTTATGTCAGCGCGTTCAACGCCAATGGCAAGATTTTGTTTGAACAGGCCCTGCCCGGCCGGGGTCATGACCTTGGCCTGCGCCCGAACCATGTCGATGTGGCCGCAGTTGAACGCAGGCCGGGTCTTTATGGCCTGATCCTTGATCGCCATAGCGGCGAGGTCCGCGCCAAGCTGCATTGCCCGGAAGATCGGCGGTTTTACGGGCACGCGGTTTATTCCAATGATGGCCGGTTCCTTTATGTCACCGAGAATGATTTTGATCATGCCCGCGGGGTTGTTTCCGTCTGGGATGCCGAAGACGGATATCGCCGCATTGCCGAATTTGACAGCTTTGGCACCGGACCGCACGAATTGCACCTGATGCCCGACGGCGAAAGCCTTGTCATCGCCAATGGTGGCTTGCACACCCACCCGGACTTTGATGGTCGGACCGCCCTTAATATCGACAGTATGGAACCCAACCTGTCGATTATTGATCGGCATAACGGCAAACTGATCCATCAGGCAGCACTTAAAGCCGACTGGCATCAATTATCCATCCGCCATCTTGATGTCGCCCCCAACGGGACAATTGCGGCGGGCTTCCAGTATCAGGGGGAACTGACCGATCAGGTACCGCTGGTCGGGTTATGGCAGCCGGGTAGCGAAATCCGCCCGATCGAAGCCCCGGATAATGTCCAGCTGCGCATGCGGCAATATTGCGGATCGGTGCGCTTTGACGCATCGGGACAGGTATTTGGCATTTCCTGCCCACGCGGCGGACTGATCACGTTCTGGGATGTCAAAACATCGGGCTTCCTGACCCATATCGCCGCCCCGGACGGCTGCGGCCTTGCCGCGACAGATGTAGCAGGCCAGTTCGTTGGCACCAGCGGGCTTGGCAATGGGTGGCGCATGGATGCGATTCGCCGAAAACGCGTCGAATTACCCGACGATTCGCTTAAATCGCTTCATTGGGACAATCATCTGCGGCGTATTTCCGTTTAA
- a CDS encoding alpha/beta fold hydrolase, with protein MKLAHYAFGEENRDNGTLVILHGLFGQARNWTAIARRLAEKYHVVTADLRNHGRSDWDMNMTYPAMASDIAELIRDVANGPVHLIGHSMGGKASMVLTLSQDADLVADLVVVDIAPVTYDHDYTGYISAMKSVDFDAVSRRAEVEDALVSGVSEKGVRQFLAQNVATDKETGKMSWQVNIDAMANHLSDITGWPETVGGSFDRDVLFISGANSHYVDPKDRDHIKSLFPKAAFTSIKGAGHWVHAEKPDAVLLTLSAFLNR; from the coding sequence ATGAAACTTGCCCATTATGCCTTTGGCGAAGAAAACCGTGACAATGGCACGCTTGTGATCCTGCACGGGCTGTTCGGGCAGGCGCGTAACTGGACCGCCATCGCGCGGCGTCTGGCGGAAAAGTATCACGTGGTCACCGCCGATCTTCGCAATCATGGCCGGTCCGACTGGGACATGAACATGACCTATCCGGCGATGGCATCGGACATCGCCGAGCTGATCCGGGATGTTGCCAATGGCCCGGTCCACCTGATCGGACATTCGATGGGGGGCAAGGCATCAATGGTGCTGACCCTGTCACAGGATGCGGATTTGGTTGCCGATCTGGTTGTGGTTGATATTGCGCCTGTGACCTATGACCATGACTATACCGGCTATATCAGTGCCATGAAGTCGGTGGATTTCGATGCAGTATCGCGGCGCGCCGAAGTCGAAGATGCACTTGTCAGTGGCGTTTCGGAAAAGGGCGTGCGTCAGTTCCTGGCGCAGAATGTCGCGACCGACAAGGAAACCGGCAAAATGTCATGGCAGGTCAATATCGATGCCATGGCCAACCACCTTTCCGACATTACCGGCTGGCCCGAAACGGTGGGGGGCAGTTTTGATCGCGATGTGCTGTTCATATCCGGTGCCAATTCGCATTATGTTGATCCCAAGGATCGCGATCACATCAAGTCGCTGTTTCCCAAGGCGGCCTTTACCAGCATCAAGGGCGCAGGCCACTGGGTTCACGCCGAAAAACCCGATGCGGTATTGCTGACCCTGTCTGCCTTTCTGAACCGCTGA